Proteins found in one Arthrobacter sp. U41 genomic segment:
- a CDS encoding ABC transporter substrate-binding protein, translating into MKRRSIMQYAAVAAALSLGLTACSGGSGSSDAKAAGTVRVTLANHVWTEGIKAAIPEFEKSSGLKVELTQLGEDQLSDQYNVKLNAGSDEIDVMMYRPLQEGKAFAKNGYLADLTSNVSSDATWDWKDYQEGPVKATTVDGKVVGVPIITEREVLYYRKDLLQAAGLEVPKTMEELEAAAKAIKASNPDTAGFVARTGKSAAVTQFSSFLYSFGGDFTDASGKSAVNSDAAKQAYAYYGGLIRNYGPANVSTDMSWPEAMAIFTQGKAAFYTEADSLYKNATDPAKSKVADTVGFAALPAGPAGSKPYNIPSWGLAVNQASGNQDNAWKFIQWATSKERTLEAQKAGVPGPRASVWSDPAGTSTYPKDLAEAIAASAKNGVGHDRPEVVTVGKAREIVGGPIVATITGADASAAADTAHEDFQKFLDSEKK; encoded by the coding sequence ATGAAGCGACGTTCGATCATGCAGTACGCGGCTGTCGCCGCGGCCCTGTCGCTGGGGCTCACCGCCTGCAGCGGCGGCAGCGGCAGCAGCGATGCCAAAGCCGCCGGCACCGTGCGGGTCACGCTGGCCAACCACGTCTGGACCGAAGGCATTAAGGCCGCCATTCCGGAATTCGAGAAGTCCAGCGGCCTCAAGGTGGAGCTGACCCAGCTTGGCGAAGACCAGCTCTCTGACCAGTACAACGTCAAGCTCAACGCCGGCAGCGACGAGATCGACGTCATGATGTACCGCCCGCTGCAGGAGGGCAAGGCGTTCGCGAAGAACGGCTACCTCGCCGACCTGACCTCGAACGTGTCCTCGGACGCCACCTGGGACTGGAAGGACTACCAGGAGGGCCCGGTCAAGGCCACCACCGTTGACGGCAAGGTGGTCGGCGTCCCGATCATCACCGAACGCGAAGTGCTCTACTACCGCAAGGACCTGCTGCAGGCCGCCGGCCTTGAGGTTCCCAAGACCATGGAAGAGCTCGAAGCAGCCGCCAAGGCCATCAAGGCGTCCAACCCGGACACCGCGGGCTTCGTGGCCCGCACGGGCAAGTCCGCCGCGGTCACCCAGTTCTCCAGCTTCCTGTACAGCTTCGGCGGCGACTTCACCGATGCCAGCGGCAAGTCCGCCGTCAACTCCGACGCCGCCAAGCAGGCCTACGCGTACTACGGTGGCCTGATCCGCAACTACGGCCCCGCCAATGTCAGCACCGACATGAGCTGGCCCGAGGCGATGGCCATCTTCACCCAGGGCAAGGCCGCCTTCTACACCGAGGCGGACTCGCTCTACAAGAACGCCACCGACCCGGCCAAGTCCAAGGTCGCGGACACTGTTGGCTTCGCGGCACTGCCCGCCGGCCCGGCAGGTTCCAAGCCGTATAACATCCCGTCGTGGGGCCTGGCCGTTAACCAGGCTTCGGGCAACCAGGACAACGCCTGGAAGTTCATCCAGTGGGCCACCAGCAAGGAACGCACCCTGGAAGCCCAGAAGGCCGGTGTCCCCGGACCCCGCGCCTCCGTCTGGTCCGATCCCGCAGGCACCTCCACCTACCCGAAGGATCTGGCCGAGGCCATCGCCGCCAGCGCAAAGAACGGCGTCGGCCACGACCGTCCCGAGGTTGTCACCGTCGGCAAGGCCCGAGAGATCGTGGGCGGCCCGATCGTTGCCACCAT
- a CDS encoding DUF2630 family protein, whose translation MDEQHILERISALVDEEQALREKAPSSTPDYEHGPEHARLKRIEEDLDQCWDLLRQRRAKLQYGENPDEAQPRPVKQVENYES comes from the coding sequence ATGGACGAACAACACATCCTGGAACGCATCTCCGCGCTGGTGGACGAAGAGCAGGCGCTCCGCGAGAAGGCCCCGTCCTCCACCCCGGACTATGAACACGGTCCGGAACACGCCCGGCTCAAGCGGATTGAAGAGGACCTGGACCAGTGCTGGGACCTCCTGCGGCAGCGGCGGGCCAAGCTGCAGTACGGCGAAAACCCGGATGAGGCGCAACCCCGCCCCGTCAAGCAAGTGGAAAACTACGAGTCCTAG
- a CDS encoding esterase/lipase family protein yields the protein MSRVLQSVAWWVQDYLYAAGRQLLSAVSRTSPDDFLGGTGRPVVVIPGVYEDWRFMLPLVQRLHEAGHPVHVLTLLRRNRLAVPKAADLIAGYIREQDLSDTMIVAHSKGGLIGKLVMMQLDRERRIAGMVAVCSPFSGSRYASFMLLPSLRAFSPRSSVTRQLSREERVNERITSVYGLFDPHIPEGSVLPGARNVQLDTAGHFRILAHEDTIRTILDATAGTPAVPAAEPPAGSPAAPTA from the coding sequence ATGAGCAGGGTCCTGCAATCCGTCGCTTGGTGGGTCCAGGATTACCTCTATGCCGCGGGCCGGCAGCTCCTTAGCGCCGTTTCCCGGACCAGCCCGGACGATTTCCTCGGCGGCACCGGCCGGCCCGTGGTCGTGATTCCGGGAGTCTACGAGGATTGGCGCTTCATGCTGCCGCTGGTCCAGCGGCTCCATGAGGCGGGCCATCCGGTGCACGTGCTCACTCTGCTGCGCCGGAACCGGCTTGCTGTACCCAAGGCTGCGGATCTGATTGCCGGATACATCCGGGAGCAGGACCTTTCGGACACGATGATCGTCGCCCACAGCAAAGGCGGACTGATCGGCAAACTTGTGATGATGCAGCTGGACCGGGAACGCCGGATCGCGGGCATGGTGGCTGTCTGCTCGCCGTTCTCCGGCTCGCGCTATGCCTCGTTTATGCTGCTGCCGAGCCTGCGCGCGTTTTCGCCGCGGAGTTCCGTGACAAGGCAGCTCTCCCGGGAGGAACGCGTCAACGAGCGCATCACCTCGGTCTACGGGCTCTTTGATCCGCATATCCCCGAGGGCAGCGTGCTGCCGGGCGCCCGGAATGTCCAGCTGGACACCGCCGGCCATTTCCGGATCCTGGCTCACGAGGACACGATCCGCACCATCCTGGATGCCACCGCCGGGACCCCGGCGGTGCCGGCCGCCGAGCCGCCTGCCGGGTCCCCGGCCGCGCCCACAGCGTAG
- a CDS encoding type 1 glutamine amidotransferase domain-containing protein, giving the protein MSGHNLAGKKVAFLLTDGVEQVELTSPWNSVKEAGGEPTLVAPKSGKIQGYDGTEKGQKFDVDLTVAEANASDFHALVIPGGVVNADHLRADKNAQAFTRAFFEQHKPVASICHGPWLLIEAGVISGRNVTSYHTLQTDLKNAGANWSDQEVVVDQGLVTSRSPRDLTAFNDKLLEEIEEGEHAGQTA; this is encoded by the coding sequence ATGTCAGGGCACAATCTTGCCGGTAAGAAAGTCGCCTTCCTGCTGACGGACGGCGTGGAGCAGGTGGAGCTGACCAGCCCCTGGAACTCCGTGAAGGAAGCCGGCGGCGAGCCCACGCTCGTGGCGCCCAAGAGCGGGAAGATCCAGGGCTACGACGGCACCGAGAAGGGGCAGAAGTTCGACGTCGACCTCACCGTCGCGGAGGCCAACGCCTCCGATTTCCACGCCCTGGTGATCCCCGGCGGCGTCGTCAACGCGGACCATCTCCGCGCCGATAAGAACGCCCAGGCGTTCACCCGCGCCTTCTTTGAGCAGCACAAGCCGGTGGCCTCGATATGCCACGGCCCCTGGCTGCTGATCGAGGCCGGGGTCATCAGCGGCCGGAACGTCACCTCGTACCACACGCTCCAGACCGACCTGAAGAACGCCGGCGCCAACTGGAGTGACCAGGAAGTGGTGGTGGACCAGGGCCTGGTGACCAGCCGCAGCCCGCGCGACCTTACCGCCTTCAACGACAAGCTGCTGGAGGAAATCGAAGAGGGCGAGCACGCCGGACAGACGGCCTGA
- a CDS encoding VOC family protein has translation MTTLNPYLSFRDNAKEAMSFYQSVFGGQLNMSTFGEYHASEDPAEQDKIMHGMLIAEKGMVLMGADTPNGMEYTPGSSISVSLSGSDEAELRGYFDKLADGGKVTVPMEKAPWGDIFGMCTDKFGTDWLVNVGPEPGQA, from the coding sequence ATGACCACGCTGAACCCGTACCTGAGTTTCCGCGACAACGCCAAGGAAGCCATGTCCTTTTATCAGTCGGTCTTCGGCGGTCAACTGAACATGAGCACCTTTGGCGAATATCACGCCAGCGAGGATCCCGCCGAACAGGACAAGATCATGCACGGCATGCTGATCGCGGAGAAGGGCATGGTCCTGATGGGCGCCGACACGCCCAACGGGATGGAGTACACGCCCGGCAGCAGCATCTCCGTGTCCCTCAGCGGTTCCGACGAGGCCGAGCTGCGCGGCTATTTCGACAAGCTCGCCGACGGCGGAAAGGTGACCGTGCCCATGGAGAAGGCCCCCTGGGGTGACATCTTTGGCATGTGCACCGACAAATTCGGGACCGACTGGCTCGTCAACGTCGGCCCAGAGCCGGGCCAGGCTTAG
- a CDS encoding FadR/GntR family transcriptional regulator — protein MKTPKAESSADLHSVLVHKLGLAIAEGTLAPHSILRLDELEAQHKVSRSVVREATRVLSSKGMLESRRRLGTVVQPEDTWNAYDPQVIRWRLASSRRLEQLQALNELRGAIEPQAARLAAERASWDAGSDLVSQAARLWAAGQRGDHDEFLRLDIEFHAAVLKASGNPMFSQLHNLVTEVLTGRTEHGLMPHLPQHEALQLHVDVASAIQRGEASAAHAAMSRIVEQSSEEMGDIWSRHQRPAAPEPAATP, from the coding sequence ATGAAAACCCCAAAGGCGGAGTCCTCAGCTGACCTGCATTCGGTGCTGGTCCACAAGCTGGGACTCGCTATTGCCGAGGGGACGCTGGCGCCGCATTCGATTTTGCGCCTGGACGAGCTGGAGGCGCAGCACAAGGTGTCACGCTCGGTGGTCCGGGAGGCCACGCGGGTGCTCTCTTCCAAGGGCATGCTGGAATCCCGACGGCGGCTGGGCACAGTGGTGCAGCCGGAAGACACCTGGAACGCCTACGACCCGCAGGTGATCCGCTGGCGGCTCGCCTCCTCCAGACGGCTGGAACAGCTGCAGGCGCTGAACGAACTCCGCGGCGCGATCGAACCCCAGGCTGCCCGCCTTGCCGCCGAGCGCGCCTCCTGGGACGCCGGCAGCGACCTGGTCTCCCAGGCAGCCCGGCTCTGGGCGGCGGGCCAGCGCGGGGACCACGACGAATTCCTGCGGCTTGACATCGAGTTCCACGCCGCAGTGCTCAAAGCGTCCGGCAACCCCATGTTTTCCCAGCTGCACAACCTCGTCACCGAGGTCCTGACCGGGCGCACCGAGCACGGCCTGATGCCGCACCTGCCGCAGCACGAGGCGCTGCAGCTGCACGTGGACGTCGCCAGCGCCATCCAGCGCGGCGAGGCGAGTGCGGCGCACGCCGCGATGAGCCGGATCGTGGAGCAATCCTCCGAGGAGATGGGCGACATCTGGTCCAGGCACCAACGGCCCGCCGCGCCCGAGCCCGCCGCCACCCCCTAA
- a CDS encoding universal stress protein, with product MNADQRIVVGVDGSEFSTTALRLAGRMATCLGAPLEVVTCLGTSDLFLASHLPEESSPTTTQLEESAKRLVDQSLERAFGGTLPEGLTRTVKFGPPAKVLVEESRNAQLLVVGRRGRGGFLAQVMGSVSGACAAHAHCPVLVVGEDAGERQAGE from the coding sequence ATGAACGCTGATCAGCGGATAGTCGTGGGCGTGGATGGATCGGAATTCTCGACGACGGCGCTCCGGCTCGCCGGGCGGATGGCCACGTGTTTGGGGGCGCCCCTGGAGGTCGTCACCTGTCTGGGCACCTCGGATCTTTTCCTCGCCTCCCACCTGCCCGAAGAGAGCTCCCCCACCACGACCCAGCTGGAAGAATCAGCCAAGCGGCTCGTTGACCAGTCCCTGGAGCGCGCCTTCGGCGGGACCCTCCCGGAGGGCCTGACCCGGACCGTGAAGTTCGGACCCCCGGCCAAAGTCCTTGTGGAGGAGAGCCGAAACGCCCAGCTCCTGGTGGTGGGCAGACGCGGCCGCGGCGGCTTCCTCGCGCAGGTCATGGGATCGGTCAGCGGCGCCTGCGCGGCCCACGCCCACTGCCCGGTGCTGGTGGTCGGCGAGGACGCGGGAGAGCGCCAGGCGGGCGAATGA
- a CDS encoding CapA family protein — protein sequence MLIALLGDVMLGRLVNERLRRVGADYPWGDTESALGTADLTVANLECVLAAGGEPEAGKVFHFRSDPKNVDCLRAAGIGMVSLANNHVLDYGAGAFREMLPALDSAGILHAGAGLDREAARRPAVRRVSGTAVGLIAFTDNQPDWEAGHGPGVFYVPVVDSDRRVAELLALVRRTKARVGLLIVSAHWGPNWGSGAPAEHRELARALIEAGADVVYGHSPHIFRGIELYRNRPIIYSAGDFVDDYAVDPLERNDQSFIFLLETDAATPRTLRLYPTVITDFQARLAGRSSRQIAERMQRLSRHLGTASSWDAGGGFLEIPLAAAG from the coding sequence ATGTTGATTGCGCTGTTGGGGGACGTCATGCTGGGCCGGCTCGTGAACGAGCGGCTGCGGCGGGTCGGCGCCGACTACCCGTGGGGAGATACGGAGTCCGCGCTGGGCACGGCCGACCTCACGGTCGCCAACCTTGAATGCGTCCTCGCCGCGGGCGGGGAACCGGAAGCGGGGAAGGTCTTCCATTTCCGTTCCGACCCGAAAAACGTGGACTGCCTCCGCGCTGCGGGGATCGGAATGGTGTCGCTGGCCAACAACCATGTGCTGGACTACGGCGCCGGTGCCTTCCGGGAAATGCTGCCGGCGCTCGATTCCGCCGGCATCCTGCATGCCGGTGCCGGACTGGACCGGGAGGCCGCCCGCCGGCCGGCGGTGCGGCGCGTCTCGGGGACCGCCGTCGGCCTCATTGCCTTCACCGACAACCAGCCGGACTGGGAAGCGGGCCACGGACCCGGCGTCTTCTACGTGCCGGTGGTGGACAGCGACCGCAGGGTGGCGGAACTGCTGGCGCTGGTCCGGCGGACGAAGGCCCGCGTCGGCCTCCTGATCGTCTCGGCCCACTGGGGGCCAAACTGGGGCTCCGGGGCACCGGCGGAGCACCGCGAGCTGGCGCGGGCACTGATTGAGGCGGGGGCCGACGTCGTCTACGGGCACTCGCCGCACATTTTCCGCGGCATCGAGCTGTACCGGAACCGGCCGATCATCTACAGCGCCGGGGACTTCGTGGACGACTACGCGGTGGATCCGCTGGAGCGCAACGACCAGTCGTTCATCTTCCTGCTGGAGACGGACGCGGCCACGCCCCGGACGCTGCGGCTGTATCCGACGGTGATCACCGACTTCCAGGCCCGCCTGGCGGGCCGGAGTTCCCGGCAGATCGCGGAACGGATGCAGCGGCTAAGCCGGCACCTCGGGACCGCGAGCAGCTGGGATGCCGGCGGCGGGTTCCTCGAGATTCCGCTCGCGGCCGCGGGCTGA
- a CDS encoding phosphoribosyltransferase codes for MSIFEDRVDAGRQLGRRLADLRGQDIVVLGLPRGGVPVAFEVAAALNAPLDVIVVRKLGLPYQPELAMGAIGEGGARVLEQHVLAHARVSEAELQAVENHERTVLENRVARFRKGRTRQDLTGRIAVIVDDGIATGSTARVACRIARQLGAARVILAVPVAPADTLRSLTEPDEVVCLATPHQFSAVGYHYRDFSPTEDDEVIQLLDAAAKRLENSPPESRKPATTGMQDSAEVDEEVEIPSRGVRLQGQLHLPVPARGMVLFAHGSGSSRHSPRNRYVAGVLQQAGLGTLLLDLLTPAEERNRANVFDIELLARRLSSATDWLASRPDTASCTIGYFGASTGAGAALWAASEPTARVNAVVSRGGRPDLAGPRLSAVRAPTLLIVGSYDHEVLELNRKAKAMMRCPNQLAVVQGATHLFEEPGTLAAAAILARDWFVDYLLQTKDQSPGATA; via the coding sequence ATGAGCATTTTCGAAGACAGGGTCGACGCCGGCCGGCAACTGGGAAGGCGGCTCGCGGACCTGCGGGGCCAGGACATCGTGGTCCTGGGCCTGCCCCGCGGCGGCGTCCCGGTCGCCTTCGAAGTCGCCGCCGCCCTCAACGCCCCGCTGGACGTCATCGTGGTCCGGAAGCTGGGACTTCCCTACCAGCCGGAGCTTGCCATGGGCGCGATCGGTGAGGGCGGGGCGCGGGTTCTGGAACAACACGTGCTGGCCCACGCCCGGGTCAGCGAAGCCGAGTTGCAGGCCGTCGAGAACCATGAACGGACCGTGCTGGAGAACCGGGTAGCCCGGTTCCGGAAGGGCCGGACGCGCCAGGACCTGACCGGACGAATTGCAGTGATCGTCGACGACGGGATCGCCACCGGGTCCACCGCCCGGGTCGCCTGCCGGATCGCGCGGCAGCTCGGGGCCGCAAGGGTCATCCTGGCAGTTCCGGTCGCCCCCGCCGACACCCTCAGGAGCCTCACCGAGCCCGACGAGGTGGTCTGCCTCGCCACGCCACACCAGTTCTCCGCGGTCGGCTACCACTACCGGGATTTCTCGCCCACCGAGGACGACGAGGTGATACAACTGCTCGACGCCGCGGCCAAACGCCTGGAGAACTCGCCGCCGGAGTCCCGGAAGCCGGCCACAACCGGCATGCAGGACTCCGCGGAGGTCGATGAGGAAGTCGAGATCCCCTCGCGCGGGGTTCGTCTCCAGGGCCAGCTGCACCTGCCGGTCCCGGCCCGGGGCATGGTGCTGTTCGCGCACGGCAGCGGCAGCAGCAGGCACAGCCCGCGGAACCGGTATGTGGCCGGGGTGCTCCAGCAGGCCGGACTCGGCACCCTGCTGCTGGACCTGCTGACCCCGGCGGAGGAACGAAACCGCGCCAACGTCTTCGACATCGAACTGCTGGCCCGCCGCCTGTCCTCAGCCACGGACTGGCTCGCCAGCCGGCCGGATACGGCCTCCTGCACCATTGGCTATTTCGGGGCCAGCACCGGCGCCGGGGCCGCGCTCTGGGCCGCCTCCGAACCAACCGCCAGGGTAAACGCCGTCGTCTCCCGCGGCGGCCGACCCGACCTGGCCGGGCCAAGACTGTCCGCCGTCCGGGCGCCTACGCTCCTTATCGTGGGCAGCTACGACCACGAGGTGCTGGAGCTCAACCGCAAGGCAAAGGCGATGATGCGCTGCCCCAACCAGCTGGCCGTGGTCCAGGGCGCCACCCATCTTTTCGAAGAACCCGGTACGCTGGCGGCGGCTGCCATCCTCGCCAGGGACTGGTTCGTCGACTACCTGCTGCAGACCAAAGACCAATCACCAGGAGCAACTGCATGA
- a CDS encoding NAD-dependent epimerase/dehydratase family protein, translated as MRVAVTGGSGKLGRSVVRRLGEDGHEVTNLDRTGARGHAYTEVDLRNYGQVVDVFLGLEDRHAGFDAVVHLAAIPAPGHAPDAATFENNMQATYNVFQAARRAGIKKIVYASSETVLGLPFDVDPPYIPVDEEYPARPESTYSLVKHLEEQMAVQLTRWDPELSITGLRFSNVMDPEDYEEFPGFDADAKLRKWNLWGYIDGRDGAQAVARALEHGTPGFEAFIIANADTVMSRSSAGLAAEVFPNVAVVKELGEHETLLSIDKAKRLLGYAPEHSWRNYHPLRTTPTED; from the coding sequence ATGAGAGTTGCTGTTACTGGTGGAAGCGGAAAGCTGGGCCGCAGTGTCGTCCGGCGGCTGGGCGAGGACGGCCACGAGGTCACCAATCTGGACCGCACCGGCGCGCGCGGACACGCGTATACCGAGGTGGACCTGCGCAACTACGGCCAGGTGGTGGACGTGTTCCTGGGCCTTGAGGACCGGCATGCAGGGTTCGACGCGGTGGTGCACCTTGCGGCCATCCCGGCTCCCGGCCACGCCCCGGACGCAGCGACCTTCGAGAACAACATGCAGGCCACCTACAACGTGTTCCAGGCTGCCCGCCGGGCCGGGATCAAGAAGATTGTCTACGCGTCCAGCGAGACGGTGCTGGGTCTGCCGTTCGACGTCGACCCTCCCTACATCCCGGTCGACGAGGAGTACCCGGCCCGGCCGGAAAGCACCTACTCGCTGGTGAAGCACCTCGAGGAGCAGATGGCGGTCCAGCTCACCCGCTGGGATCCGGAGCTGAGCATCACCGGGCTGCGCTTCTCCAACGTGATGGACCCGGAGGATTACGAGGAGTTCCCCGGCTTCGACGCCGACGCGAAGCTGCGCAAGTGGAATCTTTGGGGCTACATCGACGGCAGGGACGGGGCGCAGGCGGTGGCCCGGGCCCTCGAGCACGGCACCCCCGGGTTCGAGGCGTTCATCATCGCCAACGCCGACACCGTGATGAGCCGCTCCAGCGCCGGCCTCGCCGCGGAGGTGTTCCCGAACGTGGCCGTGGTCAAGGAACTCGGAGAGCACGAGACCCTGCTCTCGATCGACAAGGCCAAACGCCTGCTCGGCTACGCGCCGGAGCACAGCTGGCGGAACTACCACCCGCTGCGCACCACGCCCACCGAAGACTGA
- a CDS encoding LLM class flavin-dependent oxidoreductase: MDFGIFTFGELSRNLSTGKALSPQQRLKEIIELAKLADQAGLGFLGLGEHHRRDFALSAPEIVLAAIARETTKLRLSTAVTVLSTQDPVRLFEQFATLDLISDGRAEIIAGRGAFIESYPLFGHELEDYDALFEEKLRLLLELRDNAAVTWQGSLTQSIPGMDIAPRPVQDKLPVWVGVGGTPASFARAGRLGLPLFVALLSGPARFRRLVELYHQTAADAGHDPAALQVGAGGHFYAAATSQRARDTFYPYCRAYFEQNMPRPVDHFPRSTFENWTEPGGGLLVGSPQEVTEKLLEIHATLGNSRYMAQIGLGGLPFAETARSIELLATEIMPAVNREIGTVPPAPDGGSARGRERNLEEPAAGIPAARGPEVPA; encoded by the coding sequence ATGGACTTCGGCATCTTTACCTTCGGCGAGCTTTCCCGCAACCTCAGCACCGGCAAGGCGCTGTCCCCGCAGCAGCGCCTCAAGGAGATCATCGAGCTGGCCAAGCTGGCGGACCAGGCCGGCCTGGGATTCCTGGGCCTCGGCGAGCATCACCGGCGCGATTTCGCCCTGTCCGCCCCGGAAATAGTGCTGGCCGCCATCGCCCGGGAAACCACGAAGCTGCGGCTCAGCACGGCGGTCACGGTGCTCTCCACCCAGGACCCGGTCCGGCTCTTCGAGCAGTTCGCCACCCTGGACCTGATCTCCGACGGGCGCGCCGAGATCATTGCCGGCCGTGGCGCTTTCATCGAGTCGTATCCGTTGTTCGGCCACGAACTGGAGGACTACGACGCCCTCTTCGAGGAGAAGCTGCGGTTGCTGCTGGAACTGAGGGACAACGCCGCCGTGACCTGGCAGGGGTCGCTGACCCAGAGCATTCCCGGTATGGACATCGCGCCCCGCCCGGTCCAGGACAAGCTCCCCGTCTGGGTGGGTGTCGGCGGGACCCCGGCCAGTTTCGCGCGGGCCGGACGCCTGGGGCTTCCCTTGTTTGTAGCCCTGCTGTCCGGACCCGCAAGGTTCCGGCGTCTGGTGGAGCTGTACCACCAGACCGCCGCCGACGCCGGCCACGACCCGGCCGCCCTTCAGGTCGGGGCCGGCGGACACTTCTACGCGGCCGCGACGTCCCAGCGGGCCCGCGACACGTTCTACCCCTACTGCCGCGCCTACTTTGAACAGAACATGCCGCGCCCGGTGGACCATTTTCCCCGCTCCACCTTCGAAAACTGGACCGAACCCGGTGGCGGACTTCTGGTGGGCAGTCCGCAGGAGGTGACCGAGAAACTGCTGGAAATCCATGCGACCCTGGGGAACAGCCGCTACATGGCCCAGATCGGACTCGGCGGACTGCCGTTTGCCGAGACAGCCCGGTCCATCGAGCTGCTCGCCACCGAAATCATGCCGGCCGTGAACCGGGAGATCGGAACGGTCCCACCGGCGCCGGACGGCGGCTCAGCCCGCGGCCGCGAGCGGAATCTCGAGGAACCCGCCGCCGGCATCCCAGCTGCTCGCGGTCCCGAGGTGCCGGCTTAG
- a CDS encoding DUF302 domain-containing protein: MSYTYTAVVPLSWKDAVEKTRTALAAQGFGILSEIDVRATFAAKLGEDAAEALGDYVILGACNPMLASRALAAEPEMGALLPCNVVVRRGTGAAETTVHAIDPQTMVQLSDAPAVREVAEDAGTRLRAAMAELAGGA, encoded by the coding sequence ATGAGCTACACCTACACCGCCGTCGTCCCGCTGAGCTGGAAGGACGCCGTCGAAAAGACGCGGACGGCGCTCGCCGCCCAGGGCTTCGGGATACTCTCGGAAATCGATGTGCGTGCCACCTTTGCCGCCAAACTCGGCGAGGACGCCGCGGAAGCGCTGGGGGACTACGTCATCCTCGGTGCCTGCAACCCGATGCTCGCCAGCCGGGCGCTGGCCGCCGAACCGGAAATGGGGGCGCTCCTGCCCTGCAACGTCGTGGTGCGCCGCGGAACCGGGGCCGCCGAGACCACGGTCCATGCGATCGACCCGCAGACCATGGTGCAGCTCAGCGACGCCCCCGCGGTCCGCGAGGTGGCGGAGGACGCCGGCACCCGCCTGCGCGCGGCCATGGCTGAACTGGCCGGCGGCGCCTGA
- a CDS encoding alpha/beta fold hydrolase: MSRPERFEIEAAGQLGHVFVSKAPAGPAPARTAVVLIHGIGVSHRYLSRLHGLLAESVDTYSIDLPGFGSTPHPETTLPVADHATYILGALEQLGVLEFVLVGHSMGSQFAIEAALQQPGRISRLVLMGPVVDPLRRTVVQQALALGRDSLFFESPSSNAIVFTDYFRCGPSWYLKTLRVMMDYPTEERITGVSAPVLVVRGADDPVASADWCGRLAAHAARGQLLEIEGTGHVVQHNRSVEVAGAILDFAAIHPAARETPQERPA; this comes from the coding sequence ATGAGCAGGCCCGAACGCTTCGAGATTGAGGCCGCAGGCCAGCTCGGCCATGTGTTCGTATCCAAGGCTCCCGCCGGACCCGCTCCGGCGCGGACCGCCGTCGTCCTGATCCATGGAATCGGCGTCTCGCACCGCTACCTCAGCAGACTTCACGGGCTGCTGGCGGAATCTGTTGACACGTACTCGATCGACCTGCCGGGTTTCGGTTCCACGCCCCACCCCGAGACAACCCTCCCCGTCGCGGACCACGCCACCTACATCCTCGGTGCCCTGGAGCAGCTGGGCGTCCTTGAGTTCGTGCTCGTCGGGCACTCGATGGGGAGCCAGTTCGCGATCGAAGCCGCGCTGCAGCAGCCGGGCCGGATTTCCCGGCTTGTCCTGATGGGGCCGGTGGTCGATCCACTGCGCCGCACCGTGGTGCAGCAGGCCCTGGCCCTGGGCCGGGACAGCCTGTTCTTCGAAAGCCCCTCCTCGAATGCCATCGTCTTCACGGACTATTTCCGCTGCGGCCCGAGCTGGTACCTGAAAACCCTGCGCGTCATGATGGACTACCCGACGGAAGAGCGGATCACCGGGGTCTCCGCGCCCGTCCTCGTCGTGCGCGGCGCCGACGACCCGGTCGCCTCCGCTGACTGGTGTGGCCGATTGGCCGCACACGCGGCCCGGGGCCAACTGCTCGAAATCGAAGGCACCGGGCACGTGGTGCAGCACAACCGCTCCGTGGAAGTGGCAGGAGCCATCCTGGACTTCGCCGCGATCCACCCGGCGGCAAGGGAGACTCCCCAGGAGCGCCCGGCATGA